Proteins encoded together in one Lathyrus oleraceus cultivar Zhongwan6 chromosome 5, CAAS_Psat_ZW6_1.0, whole genome shotgun sequence window:
- the LOC127081134 gene encoding large ribosomal subunit protein uL6, whose amino-acid sequence MKTILSSETMNIPDGVSIKVNAKVIEVEGPRGKLVRDFKHLNLDFDLITDENGKKKLKIDAWFGSRKTSAAIRTALSHVENLITGVTKGFRYKMRFVYAHFPINASITNDNKSIEIRNFLGEKKVRKVDLLDGVSIIRSEKVKDEVVLDGNDIELVSRSCALINQKCHVKKKDIRKFLDGIYVSEKGAVVVEE is encoded by the exons ATGAAGACCATTCTATCTTCCGAGACCATGAACATCCCTGATGGCGTTAGCATCAAGGTTAACGCCAAGGTGATCGAGGTCGAAGGTCCACGAGGTAAACTTGTTCGTGACTTCAAGCATCTTAACCTTGATTTTGATCTCATCACCGATGAGAACGGAAAGAAGAAGCTCAAGATCGACGCGTGGTTTGGTTCCCGGAAAACCTCCGCCGCCATCAGAACCGCTCTCAGCCACGTCGAGAATCTCATCACTGGTGTCACCAAGGGTTTCCGCTACAAGATGAGGTTTGTATATGCTCATTTTCCAATCAACGCTAGCATTACAAATGACAACAAGTCTATTGAGATCCGTAACTTTCTCGGTGAAAAGAAG GTGAGGAAAGTGGATTTGCTTGATGGAGTTTCAATTATTCGATCTGAGAAGGTGAAGGATGAGGTTGTTTTGGATGGAAATGACATTGAGCTTGTTTCTCGATCATGTGCTCTTATTAACCAG AAATGCCATGTTAAAAAGAAGGATATCAGGAAGTTTCTTGATGGTATTTATGTTAGTGAGAAGGGTGCTGTAGTTGTTGAAGAATAG